A portion of the Acidisarcina polymorpha genome contains these proteins:
- a CDS encoding cytochrome P450 yields the protein MDTNQQQLSVNLDPFSLSNIQEPYPYFTRLRKHHPVYWRAENQFWMLSRYKDVKAALQLPALFRSGTGPEILRRAEALPATTANAFNVCYKFWFTTILATDPPQHTTQRIAITKAFTADVIADMRKAIENRVVQLLDAIEEEGEIDFVRSFAHPLPSGVIFDILGIPEESHDTIRQMSMWLTRFPGAVLHGDQQMIENIAERVRAAELVLKSIIALRRKSPSKDLISRLVNEPDPEARMSPDEIMVQVSFLLFAGHETTTNLLSGAMRHLLQQRSLWVELLDTPELLGNAVNELLRFVSPVLWVTRLLSGDHDIDGIVLKSGTRVQLGLGAANHDPEQYSSPETLHLRRENPSSLAFGYGPHYCIGASLAKLEIQISLASLLQRFPNIELNTTTFDYQPAYWMRSLKSLPVRIDG from the coding sequence ATGGACACAAACCAACAACAGCTCTCAGTCAATCTCGATCCGTTTTCTCTGTCAAACATCCAGGAGCCATATCCGTACTTCACCCGTCTTCGGAAACACCATCCGGTATATTGGCGGGCCGAAAACCAGTTCTGGATGCTGTCCCGATATAAAGATGTTAAAGCCGCGCTGCAATTACCGGCACTCTTCAGGTCCGGTACCGGTCCGGAGATATTGAGACGCGCCGAAGCTCTTCCCGCCACTACTGCGAACGCATTCAACGTCTGCTACAAATTTTGGTTTACCACAATCCTCGCGACAGATCCTCCGCAGCATACTACCCAACGCATCGCCATAACGAAGGCCTTCACAGCTGACGTCATAGCAGACATGCGCAAGGCTATCGAAAACCGAGTGGTGCAATTGCTGGACGCCATCGAGGAGGAAGGCGAAATCGACTTTGTGCGCAGCTTCGCTCATCCGCTTCCCTCCGGGGTCATATTTGACATACTAGGCATCCCTGAGGAGTCTCATGACACTATTCGGCAGATGTCCATGTGGCTCACGCGATTTCCTGGGGCGGTTCTACATGGAGACCAGCAGATGATCGAGAACATCGCAGAGCGGGTTCGCGCGGCAGAGCTTGTACTCAAGAGCATCATTGCGCTGCGCAGGAAGAGCCCTTCGAAAGACCTCATTTCGCGTTTGGTCAATGAGCCTGACCCCGAAGCGAGGATGTCGCCCGACGAAATCATGGTGCAGGTTAGCTTCCTGCTGTTTGCCGGACATGAAACTACAACGAACCTGCTTTCGGGAGCCATGCGGCACTTGCTTCAACAGCGCTCTCTGTGGGTCGAGTTGCTAGACACGCCGGAGTTGCTGGGAAATGCCGTCAACGAACTCCTGCGCTTCGTTAGCCCCGTTCTATGGGTTACCAGGTTGCTCTCAGGCGACCATGACATCGATGGAATTGTATTGAAAAGTGGAACCCGTGTGCAACTCGGCTTAGGCGCCGCAAACCACGACCCAGAACAGTATTCCTCACCGGAGACGCTCCACCTGAGAAGGGAGAACCCTTCCTCTTTAGCATTCGGATATGGACCACATTATTGCATCGGCGCTTCCCTGGCAAAGCTTGAAATACAGATATCGTTGGCATCTCTTTTACAGCGGTTCCCTAACATTGAGTTGAACACAACGACATTCGATTATCAGCCCGCCTATTGGATGCGGTCACTCAAATCGCTTCCCGTTCGCATAGATGGCTAA